A single region of the Brassica rapa cultivar Chiifu-401-42 chromosome A03, CAAS_Brap_v3.01, whole genome shotgun sequence genome encodes:
- the LOC103862300 gene encoding endo-1,4-beta-xylanase 5 isoform X3 gives MKNFNNGFFPSMLFLLICLVYSGLANDPFSHSHSLKTECIMKPPRSIVEQELILLSHSDEDDSDQEWEIDENGAIREMAQRIQLQQRIIYSFSAWVKLRGGNDKKVGIVFRSESGRLVHGGEVRAKQGCWSLLKGGIVPNVSGPVDIFFKSEDREAKISVTKLSLKQFSKKEWKLKQDQLIEKIRKNKVRFEVTYNNKTAVKDAVISLKQTKPFFLLGCAMNFRILQSEGYRKWFASRFAITSFTNEMKWYTTEKVRGQENYTAADSMLKFAEENDILVRGHTVLWDDPKMQPSWVENIKDPEDVRNVTLNRINSVMKRYKGKLTGWDVVNENLHWDYFEKMLGVNASSRFYNLAYKLDPDVTLFVNEYNTIENPGEVTATPVKVKDKMEEILAYQGNENIKGAIGAQGHFSPIQPNLAYMRSALDTLGSLGLPVWITELDMPKCPNQVSHQLPCKIHRRNSQGSLLASCGGRHHNICWT, from the exons ATGAAGAATTTCAATAATGGCTTCTTCCCCAGCATGCTCTTTCTTCTCATATGTCTTGTGTATTCGGGGCTTGCTAATGATCCTTTCTCCCATAGTCACTCTCTCAAAACAGAG TGTATAATGAAGCCTCCACGAAGCATTGTGGAACAAGAATTAATACTACTTAGCCACTCTGATGAAGATGACTCTGATCAAGAGTGGGAGATAGATGAAAATGGGGCTATTAGAGAAATGGCACAGAGAATTCAGCTTCAGCAAAGAATCATTTACAGCTTCTCCG CTTGGGTAAAGTTGAGAGGAGGAAACGACAAGAAAGTAGGGATTGTGTTCAGGTCAGAAAGTGGAAGACTTGTTCATGGAGGTGAAGTTAGGGCAAAGCAAGGATGTTGGTCTTTGCTTAAAGGTGGGATTGTACCTAATGTTTCAGGCCCAGTAGATATATTCTTCAAG AGTGAAGACAGAGAAGCAAAGATCTCTGTAACAAAACTGTCGCTAAAACAGTTTAGTAAAAAAGAATGGAAACTGAAACAAGATCAACTTATTGAAAAG ATAAGGAAGAATAAAGTGAGATTTGAAGTTACTTATAACAATAAAACTGCGGTAAAAGACGCAGTAATATCCctaaaacaaaccaaaccatTTTTCCTCTTAGGCTGTGCAATGAATTTCCGGATCCTACAAAGTGAAGGGTACAGAAAATGGTTTGCGTCACGGTTCGCAATCACGTCATTCACCAatgaaatgaaatggtataCAACAGAGAAAGTACGCGGTCAGGAGAACTACACGGCAGCAGATTCAATGCTGAAGTTTGCAGAGGAGAATGATATATTGGTTAGAGGTCATACAGTTTTATGGGACGACCCAAAGATGCAACCAAGTTGGGTGGAAAATATAAAAGACCCTGAAGATGTGAGGAATGTGACACTGAACCGGATAAATTCGGTTATGAAGAGGTACAAAGGTAAGTTAACCGGGTGGGATGTGGTTAACGAGAATTTGCATTGGGATTACTTTGAAAAAATGCTTGGTGTAAACGCTTCGTCAAGATTCTACAACCTTGCTTATAAGCTAGATCCTGATGTGACATTGTTTGTTAACGAGTACAACACGATTGAGAACCCTGGAGAGGTTACTGCGACGCCGGTTAAGGTGAAGGACAAGATGGAGGAGATACTTGCGTACCAAGGAAACGAAAACATTAAAGGAGCAATTGGAGCTCAGGGTCACTTTAGTCCAATTCAGCCTAACTTAGCTTACATGAGATCTGCATTGGATACTTTAGGCTCACTAGGGTTGCCTGTATGGAT
- the LOC103862299 gene encoding endo-1,4-beta-xylanase 5-like, translating into MKLLLLLLAFCSLSLSRSEQKYVPYDYSATIECLENPYKPQYNGGIIVNPDLQNGSQGWAQFANAKVDFREFGGNKFVVARGRNQSYDSVSQKISLEKGLLYTFSAWLQVSKGKAPVIAVFKKNGEYKHAGSVIAESKCWSMLKGGLTIDESGPAELYFESEDTTVEIWVDSISLQPFTQEEWNAHHEQTIHRTRKRGMRIRAVNSLGEPIPNATISIVQNRLGFSFGCEVEKYILVNQAYQNWFTKRFTVTTFANEMKWYSTEAVRGKEDYTTADAMLRFFKQHGIAVRGHNIVWNDPKYQLSWVSSLSGNDLYNAVKRRVSSVVSRYKGQLLSWDVVNENLHFSFFESKMGPQASYNIFALAHSIDPRTTMFMNEFDTLEQPGDSASSPARYLGKLRELQSIRVAGNIQLGIGLESHFNIPNIPYMRSALDTLAATGLPIWLTEVDVQAPPNVQAKYFEQVLREGHAHPQVKGMVTWSGYSPSGCYKMCLTDGNFRNLPTGDVVDKLLREWGGLRGQTTGLTDADGFFEASLLHGDYDISIAHPLTNSTASHRFKLTSDDSQPSRFVVHV; encoded by the exons ATGAAGCTTCTTCTACTGCTGCTAGCCTTCTGCAGCCTTTCTCTATCAA GGAGTGAACAAAAGTATGTACCTTACGATTACTCGGCAACAATAGAG TGTCTAGAGAACCCTTATAAACCACAATACAATGGAGGGATCATCGTGAACCCTGACCTACAAAATGGTTCACAAGGCTGGGCACAATTCGCAAACGCCAAAGTCGATTTCAGAGAATTCGGAGGCAATAAGTTCGTTGTTGCACGAGGGAGGAATCAGTCTTATGACAGCGTCTCACAGAAGATTTCTTTGGAAAAGGGACTTCTCTACACTTTCTCTG CTTGGTTACAAGTAAGCAAAGGAAAGGCTCCTGTGATAGCCGTTTTCAAGAAGAATGGTGAATATAAGCATGCCGGTTCGGTTATTGCTGAATCTAAGTGCTGGTCCATGCTTAAAGGTGGTCTCACTATTGATGAATCTGGTCCTGCCGAACTTTACTTTGAG AGCGAGGACACAACCGTTGAGATATGGGTTGATAGCATCTCGTTGCAACCATTCACACAAGAAGAGTGGAACGCTCACCACGAGCAGACCATTCACAGAACGAGGAAGAGAGGCATGAGGATCAGAGCCGTAAACAGCTTAGGTGAGCCAATACCAAACGCAACAATCTCCATCGTGCAGAATAGACTTGGGTTCTCATTCGGGTGCGAGGTAGAAAAGTACATACTTGTAAACCAAGCATACCAAAACTGGTTCACTAAGAGATTCACCGTGACAACCTTCGCGAACGAGATGAAATGGTACAGCACGGAAGCAGTAAGAGGCAAAGAGGATTACACGACAGCAGACGCCATGTTAAGATTCTTCAAACAGCATGGGATCGCTGTACGTGGCCACAATATCGTATGGAACGACCCCAAGTACCAACTTAGTTGGGTGAGTTCTTTGTCTGGTAACGATCTCTACAACGCCGTGAAAAGAAGGGTTTCCTCGGTGGTCTCAAGGTACAAAGGGCAGCTTCTGAGCTGGGACGTTGTGAATGAGAATCTCCATTTCTCGTTTTTTGAGAGCAAGATGGGTCCTCAAGCCTCTTATAACATCTTTGCGTTGGCGCATTCCATCGACCCAAGGACAAcaatgtttatgaatgaattCGACACGTTGGAGCAACCGGGAGATTCGGCTTCTAGTCCAGCAAGGTATTTAGGGAAGCTTAGAGAGCTTCAATCTATTCGTGTCGCCGGAAACATTCAGTTAGGGATCGGTCTTGAGTCTCATTTCAACATTCCTAACATTCCGTATATGAGATCAGCTCTTGACACTCTTGCTGCCACTGGTTTGCCTATTTGGCTCACTGAGGTCGACGTCCAAGCTCCTCCAAATGTCCAG GCCAAATATTTCGAGCAGGTCCTAAGGGAAGGCCATGCACATCCGCAAGTGAAAGGAATGGTGACTTGGAGTGGTTATTCTCCCTCAGGTTGCTACAAAATGTGCCTCACCGATGGAAACTTCAGGAACCTACCCACCGGAGACGTTGTGGACAAACTTCTGCGTGAATGGGGAGGGCTTCGTGGGCAAACCACAGGTTTAACTGATGCTGATGGGTTCTTTGAAGCTTCACTCTTACATGGTGACTATGATATCAGTATTGCTCATCCTCTCACTAATTCAACTGCTTCTCACCGCTTTAAGTTGACTTCTGATGACTCTCAACCATCTCGTTTTGTTGTTCATGTTTGA